The following proteins come from a genomic window of Streptomyces sp. Sge12:
- a CDS encoding MFS transporter has translation MIEPSPRQRVLVLAICCMSLLIVSLDNTVLNVALPSMRRDLDASVSGLQWSIDAYTLVLASLLMLAGSTADRIGRRKVFVAGLVAFTVGSLLCSLAPSLDWLIVFRMVQAVGGAMLNPVAMSIITNTFTDPAERARAIGVWGAVGGISMAAGPLIGGVLVDSVGWRSIFLINLPIGLAALALTLRHIQESRAARPRRPDPLGQVLVIALLGSLTYGIIEAPAAGWRSPLIMGCAVVAVASFVGLLIHEPRCKEPLIDLRFFRSAPFSGATVIAISAFAGLAGFLFLNTLYLQDVRGLSALHAGLYMLPMAGLTVLFAPLAGRLVGSRGPRICLLIAGVSMAASGLLFALFEAETSNPLLFTGYMLFGLGFGMVNAPITNTAVSGMPRSQAGVAAAIASTSRQTGGTLGVAVIGSVLAAGLANGSDFSGAAQPAWWIITLCGLVVLVVGAATSGTWARGTAERTARTLEEQVGQTAVTGSPRG, from the coding sequence ATGATCGAGCCGAGTCCCCGGCAGCGCGTGCTCGTCCTGGCGATCTGCTGCATGAGCCTGCTGATCGTCAGCCTCGACAACACCGTGCTCAACGTCGCCCTGCCCTCGATGCGCCGCGACCTGGACGCCTCGGTCTCGGGGCTGCAGTGGAGCATCGACGCCTACACCCTGGTCCTGGCCTCGCTGCTGATGCTCGCGGGGTCCACCGCCGACCGGATCGGCCGCCGCAAGGTGTTCGTGGCCGGCCTGGTGGCCTTCACCGTCGGCTCCCTGCTCTGTTCGCTCGCCCCCAGCCTCGACTGGCTGATCGTCTTCCGCATGGTGCAGGCCGTGGGCGGTGCGATGCTCAACCCGGTGGCGATGTCGATCATCACCAACACCTTCACCGATCCTGCCGAACGGGCCCGGGCCATCGGTGTGTGGGGGGCGGTCGGGGGCATCTCCATGGCGGCGGGCCCGCTGATCGGCGGCGTCCTCGTCGACTCCGTGGGCTGGCGTTCGATCTTCCTGATCAACCTGCCGATCGGGCTGGCGGCGCTGGCACTGACCCTGCGGCACATCCAGGAGTCCCGGGCGGCCCGGCCTCGGCGCCCGGACCCGCTGGGCCAGGTGCTGGTCATCGCCCTGCTGGGCAGCCTGACGTACGGGATCATCGAGGCTCCGGCCGCCGGCTGGCGCTCGCCACTGATCATGGGGTGCGCGGTGGTGGCGGTCGCCTCGTTCGTGGGGCTGCTGATCCACGAGCCCCGCTGCAAGGAACCGCTCATCGATCTCCGGTTCTTCCGCAGCGCCCCCTTCAGCGGAGCGACGGTGATCGCGATCAGCGCGTTCGCCGGGCTGGCCGGTTTCCTGTTCCTGAACACGCTGTACCTCCAGGACGTGCGCGGGCTGAGCGCCCTGCACGCCGGGCTGTACATGCTGCCGATGGCCGGCCTGACCGTCCTGTTCGCCCCGCTGGCCGGGCGGCTGGTGGGCAGCCGCGGACCGCGGATCTGCCTGCTGATCGCGGGGGTGTCGATGGCGGCGAGCGGACTGCTGTTCGCCCTGTTCGAGGCCGAGACGTCGAACCCGCTGCTGTTCACCGGGTACATGCTGTTCGGGCTCGGCTTCGGCATGGTGAACGCGCCGATCACCAATACGGCGGTGTCCGGGATGCCGCGCTCCCAGGCGGGCGTCGCGGCAGCCATCGCCTCCACCAGCCGGCAGACCGGCGGCACCCTGGGCGTCGCGGTGATCGGCTCCGTGCTGGCGGCCGGGCTGGCGAACGGCTCCGACTTCTCGGGGGCGGCCCAGCCGGCGTGGTGGATCATCACGCTCTGCGGGCTGGTGGTCCTGGTCGTGGGCGCGGCGACGAGCGGCACCTGGGCCCGCGGGACGGCGGAACGGACCGCCCGCACCCTGGAGGAGCAGGTGGGGCAGACCGCAGTGACGGGTTCCCCGCGCGGCTAG
- a CDS encoding VC0807 family protein, which produces MSTPATQDARPAPPKRSGAATALGWILTIGLNVVAPIITYNVLTGDHGWSEFSALLVSSAWPVLDSVISLAWRRKIDEFAVVTLVFLVITAVVSLVGAHSARALLIKDSGVTGLFGLLCLATLLAPRPLMFYFGRKFATDGTPESTAWWNGLWQYEGFRTTMNRMTLVWGVVYVAEAIVRVVLAYTLPTKTMVVVSPIMIYAVLGALGVWTAMYGKRSQAEGERRAAEAAAEGAEAAAAP; this is translated from the coding sequence TTGTCCACTCCAGCAACGCAAGACGCACGACCGGCGCCTCCGAAGCGCTCGGGCGCCGCCACCGCCCTCGGCTGGATCCTGACCATCGGGCTCAACGTGGTCGCGCCGATCATCACGTACAACGTACTGACCGGGGACCACGGCTGGAGCGAGTTCTCCGCGCTGCTGGTCAGCAGTGCCTGGCCGGTGCTCGACAGCGTCATCAGCCTGGCCTGGCGGCGCAAGATCGACGAGTTCGCCGTCGTCACCCTGGTCTTCCTGGTGATCACCGCCGTCGTCTCGCTCGTCGGCGCCCACTCGGCCCGGGCCCTGCTGATCAAGGACTCGGGCGTGACCGGGCTGTTCGGGCTGCTCTGCCTGGCGACGCTGCTCGCGCCTCGCCCGCTGATGTTCTACTTCGGGCGCAAGTTCGCCACCGACGGCACCCCCGAGAGCACCGCGTGGTGGAACGGCCTGTGGCAGTACGAGGGCTTCCGCACCACCATGAACCGGATGACGCTGGTGTGGGGCGTCGTGTACGTCGCCGAAGCGATCGTCCGCGTCGTCCTCGCCTACACGCTGCCCACCAAGACCATGGTGGTGGTCAGCCCGATCATGATCTACGCAGTGCTGGGCGCGCTCGGCGTGTGGACCGCCATGTACGGGAAGCGGTCCCAGGCCGAGGGCGAGCGGCGCGCGGCCGAGGCGGCAGCCGAGGGGGCCGAGGCGGCCGCGGCCCCCTGA
- a CDS encoding TetR family transcriptional regulator, which produces MPPAAAEPLTPERILETTEEVLRRFGPTKATVVDVARALGVSHGSVYRHFPSKAALREAVTDRWLARSVVMLEEITSAPAESAPSKLESWLEALFEAKRHKAGDDPELFATYTVLLTENSGVVDAHLTELIDQLGRIIAEGVAAGSLAADDVPAAARAVFDATGRFHDPQYAADWLSPTIITEFEAVTALVIRGLRA; this is translated from the coding sequence ATGCCCCCCGCTGCTGCCGAGCCCCTGACCCCCGAGCGCATCCTCGAAACCACCGAGGAGGTGCTGCGCCGCTTCGGTCCCACCAAGGCGACGGTGGTGGACGTGGCCCGGGCCCTGGGGGTCAGCCACGGCAGCGTGTACCGGCACTTCCCGTCGAAGGCGGCGCTGCGCGAGGCCGTCACGGACCGCTGGCTCGCCAGGAGCGTGGTCATGCTGGAGGAGATCACCTCGGCCCCCGCCGAGAGCGCCCCCTCCAAGCTGGAGTCGTGGCTGGAGGCCCTCTTCGAGGCCAAACGCCACAAGGCGGGCGACGACCCGGAGCTGTTCGCCACCTACACCGTGCTGCTCACCGAGAACAGCGGCGTGGTGGACGCGCATCTGACGGAGCTGATCGACCAGCTGGGCCGGATCATCGCCGAGGGCGTCGCGGCGGGCTCGCTCGCCGCGGACGACGTACCGGCGGCCGCGCGCGCGGTGTTCGATGCCACGGGCCGCTTCCACGACCCGCAGTACGCGGCGGACTGGCTCTCGCCGACGATCATCACCGAGTTCGAGGCGGTCACCGCCCTCGTGATCCGGGGCCTGCGCGCCTGA
- a CDS encoding DoxX family protein — protein MEISMFIAYAVVGVLLALTLAASATFTLRRNDQIVANMQKVRVPDSWLPRLAALKAAGAIGLVAGLWVTPLGVAAAVGVTLYFIGAVIAHLRAKDYELAPAAVLTLVAAAALALRILA, from the coding sequence TTGGAGATCTCCATGTTCATCGCCTACGCCGTCGTCGGCGTCCTGCTCGCGCTCACCCTCGCCGCCTCGGCCACCTTCACCCTCCGGCGCAACGACCAGATCGTGGCGAACATGCAGAAGGTCCGGGTGCCGGACTCATGGCTGCCACGCCTGGCCGCCCTCAAGGCCGCGGGCGCGATCGGCCTGGTGGCAGGCCTGTGGGTGACTCCGCTCGGAGTGGCCGCCGCCGTCGGCGTGACCCTCTACTTCATCGGCGCGGTGATCGCCCACCTCCGCGCCAAGGACTACGAGCTCGCGCCGGCGGCCGTCCTCACCCTGGTCGCGGCGGCCGCGCTGGCCCTGCGGATCCTCGCCTGA
- the dusB gene encoding tRNA dihydrouridine synthase DusB codes for MRDNGRMTTLPPPLAIGPHTVTPPVVLAPMAGITNAPFRTLCREFSGGKGLFVSEMITTRALVERNEKTMQLIHFDESEKPRSIQLYGVDPVTVGKAVRMIVEEDRADHIDLNFGCPVPKVTRKGGGSALPYKRNLLRAILREAVAGAGDLPVTMKMRKGINDEHLTYLDAGRIAVEEGVTAIALHGRTTAQHYGGTADWDAIARLKEHVPEIPVLGNGDIWCAEDALRMVRETGCDGVVVGRGCLGRPWLFNDLVAAFEGRPEDFHKPTLREVAASMHRHAQLLGEWIGDEARGVIDFRKHVAWYLKGFAVGSEMRQKLAVTSSLAELDAHLSELDLDQAWPESADGPRGRTSGNNRVVLPDGWLKDPYDCAGVSEDAELDTSGG; via the coding sequence ATGCGGGACAATGGGCGGATGACCACGCTCCCTCCGCCCCTCGCGATCGGCCCGCACACCGTGACGCCCCCGGTGGTGCTCGCGCCCATGGCCGGTATCACCAATGCCCCGTTCCGTACCCTCTGCCGGGAGTTCTCGGGCGGCAAGGGGCTGTTCGTGAGCGAGATGATCACGACCCGCGCCCTGGTCGAGCGCAACGAGAAGACCATGCAGCTGATCCACTTCGACGAGTCCGAGAAGCCCCGCTCGATTCAGCTGTACGGGGTGGACCCGGTCACGGTCGGCAAGGCGGTCCGCATGATCGTCGAAGAGGACCGCGCCGACCACATCGACCTCAACTTCGGCTGCCCGGTCCCCAAGGTCACCCGCAAGGGCGGCGGATCGGCCCTGCCCTACAAGCGCAACCTGCTCCGGGCGATCCTGCGCGAGGCGGTCGCCGGGGCCGGCGACCTGCCGGTCACCATGAAGATGCGCAAGGGCATCAACGACGAGCACCTCACCTACCTCGACGCGGGCCGGATCGCCGTCGAGGAGGGGGTCACCGCCATAGCCCTGCACGGCCGGACCACCGCCCAGCACTACGGCGGCACCGCCGACTGGGACGCCATCGCGCGGCTCAAGGAGCACGTGCCGGAGATCCCGGTGCTCGGCAACGGCGACATCTGGTGCGCGGAGGACGCGCTGCGCATGGTCCGCGAGACCGGCTGCGACGGCGTGGTCGTGGGCCGCGGCTGCCTGGGGCGGCCGTGGCTGTTCAACGACCTGGTGGCGGCCTTCGAAGGACGGCCCGAGGACTTCCACAAGCCCACCCTGCGCGAGGTCGCGGCGAGCATGCACCGCCACGCGCAGCTGCTGGGGGAGTGGATCGGCGACGAGGCGCGCGGGGTGATCGACTTCCGTAAGCACGTGGCCTGGTACCTCAAGGGCTTCGCGGTGGGCTCCGAGATGCGGCAGAAGCTCGCGGTCACCTCTTCCCTCGCCGAACTGGACGCTCATCTGAGCGAGCTCGACCTGGACCAGGCGTGGCCCGAGAGCGCCGACGGCCCGCGTGGTCGGACGTCCGGAAACAACCGAGTTGTCCTGCCGGACGGCTGGCTGAAGGACCCGTACGACTGCGCGGGCGTGAGCGAGGACGCAGAACTGGACACCTCCGGAGGCTGA
- a CDS encoding metal ABC transporter substrate-binding protein, translated as MNVRRLIPAAALAGAVALGATALTACSGAAAGTGGGKDGKVGVTASFYPMAFLAEQIGKDHVKVDSLTKPGVEPHDLEITPKQTAQLGEADVVVYLKSLQPAVDKAVAQSGVKNVVDAATLTALETHGSSGHDHGAEEGHAEGEGHDHSHGEAGKDPHVWLDPSKYAEIAKGVGAALEKADPDHAADYKKNTDELVGKLTALDTEFKDGLQNTASKTFITTHSAFGYLAERYGLDQEAISGVDPESEPSPARMKELQGLAKQENVSTVFFETLASDKTARTLAADTGLKTDVLDPLEGITDKSQGADYFEVMRSNLKNLQKALGAK; from the coding sequence ATGAACGTACGACGCCTCATACCCGCCGCCGCCCTCGCCGGAGCCGTCGCCCTCGGCGCCACGGCCCTGACCGCCTGCTCCGGAGCCGCCGCCGGCACCGGTGGCGGCAAGGACGGCAAGGTCGGCGTGACGGCGTCGTTCTATCCCATGGCGTTCCTCGCCGAGCAGATCGGCAAGGACCACGTGAAGGTCGACAGCCTGACCAAGCCGGGCGTCGAACCGCACGACCTGGAGATCACCCCCAAGCAGACCGCGCAGCTCGGCGAGGCCGACGTCGTCGTCTACCTCAAGAGCCTGCAGCCCGCCGTGGACAAGGCCGTCGCCCAGTCCGGCGTGAAGAACGTCGTCGACGCCGCGACCCTGACCGCGCTGGAGACCCACGGCTCCTCCGGCCACGACCACGGCGCCGAGGAGGGCCACGCCGAGGGCGAGGGCCACGACCACAGCCACGGCGAGGCCGGCAAGGATCCGCACGTCTGGCTCGACCCCAGCAAGTACGCGGAGATCGCCAAGGGCGTCGGCGCGGCCCTGGAGAAGGCCGACCCCGACCACGCCGCGGACTACAAGAAGAACACCGACGAGCTCGTCGGCAAACTGACCGCGCTGGACACGGAGTTCAAGGACGGCCTGCAGAACACCGCCTCCAAGACCTTCATCACCACCCACTCCGCCTTCGGCTACCTCGCCGAGCGCTACGGCCTCGACCAGGAGGCCATCTCCGGCGTCGACCCCGAGTCCGAGCCGAGCCCGGCCCGCATGAAGGAACTCCAGGGCCTCGCGAAGCAGGAGAATGTCTCCACCGTGTTCTTCGAGACGCTGGCCAGCGACAAGACGGCCAGGACCCTCGCGGCGGACACCGGCCTGAAGACCGACGTGCTGGACCCGCTCGAAGGAATCACCGACAAGTCCCAGGGCGCTGACTACTTCGAGGTCATGCGGTCCAACCTGAAGAACCTCCAGAAGGCGCTCGGAGCCAAGTAG
- a CDS encoding glycine--tRNA ligase has product MAADKIETIVSLSKRRGFVFPCSDIYGGSKAAWDYGPLGVELKENIKRQWWKAMVTGREDIVGLDSSVILAPEVWVASGHVATFSDPLTECTSCHKRHRADHLEEAYEAKHGRMPANGLADINCPNCGVKGQFTEPKQFSGMLETHLGPTQDTGSKAYLRPETAQGIFTNFAHVQTTSRKKPPFGIAQMGKSFRNEITPGNFIFRTREFEQMEMEFFVKPGEDEQWQEYWMQERWNWYRDLGIREENIRWYDHPKEKLSHYSKRTADIEYRFNFGGSEFSELEGVANRTDYDLKAHSAASGQNLSYLDQESGERYTPYVIEPAAGVNRAMLAFMLDAYNEDEAPNAKGVMEKRTVMRFDPRLAPIKVAVLPLSRNAQLSPKAKGLAADLRKNWNIEFDDAGAIGRRYRRQDEIGTPFCVTVDFDTLDDNAVTVRERDTMKQERVSLDQIQAYLGSRLLGC; this is encoded by the coding sequence GTGGCCGCCGACAAGATCGAAACCATCGTCAGCCTGAGCAAGCGCCGTGGCTTCGTTTTCCCGTGCAGTGACATCTACGGCGGCTCCAAGGCCGCCTGGGACTACGGCCCGCTCGGTGTCGAGCTCAAGGAGAACATCAAGCGCCAGTGGTGGAAGGCGATGGTCACCGGGCGTGAGGACATCGTCGGCCTCGACTCGTCCGTGATCCTGGCCCCCGAGGTGTGGGTGGCCTCCGGCCACGTCGCCACCTTCTCGGACCCGCTCACCGAGTGCACCTCCTGTCACAAGCGCCACCGCGCCGACCACCTGGAGGAGGCGTACGAGGCCAAGCACGGCCGTATGCCCGCCAATGGTCTTGCCGACATCAACTGCCCCAACTGTGGCGTGAAGGGCCAGTTCACCGAGCCCAAGCAGTTCTCCGGCATGCTGGAGACCCACCTCGGCCCGACCCAGGACACCGGCTCGAAGGCGTACCTGCGCCCCGAGACCGCCCAGGGCATCTTCACCAACTTCGCCCACGTGCAGACCACTTCGCGCAAGAAGCCCCCCTTCGGCATTGCGCAGATGGGCAAGTCCTTCCGGAACGAGATCACTCCGGGCAACTTCATCTTCCGCACGCGCGAGTTCGAGCAGATGGAGATGGAGTTCTTCGTCAAGCCGGGCGAGGACGAGCAGTGGCAGGAGTACTGGATGCAGGAGCGGTGGAACTGGTACCGCGACCTCGGCATCCGTGAGGAGAACATCCGCTGGTACGACCACCCGAAGGAGAAGCTGTCCCACTACTCGAAGCGCACCGCCGACATCGAGTACCGCTTCAACTTCGGTGGCAGCGAGTTCTCCGAGCTCGAGGGTGTGGCCAACCGCACCGACTACGACCTCAAGGCCCACTCCGCCGCCTCCGGCCAGAACCTCAGCTACCTCGACCAGGAGTCGGGTGAGCGCTACACCCCGTACGTCATCGAGCCGGCGGCCGGTGTCAACCGCGCCATGCTCGCCTTCATGCTCGACGCGTACAACGAGGACGAGGCCCCGAACGCCAAGGGCGTCATGGAGAAGCGCACCGTGATGCGCTTCGACCCGCGCCTGGCCCCGATCAAGGTCGCCGTCCTGCCGCTGTCCCGCAACGCGCAGCTGTCGCCGAAGGCCAAGGGCCTCGCCGCCGACCTGCGCAAGAACTGGAACATCGAGTTCGACGACGCGGGCGCCATCGGCCGCCGCTACCGCCGCCAGGACGAGATCGGTACGCCGTTCTGTGTCACCGTCGACTTCGACACCCTGGACGACAACGCGGTGACCGTGCGCGAGCGCGACACCATGAAGCAGGAGCGCGTCTCCCTGGACCAGATCCAGGCCTACCTCGGCAGCCGCCTGCTCGGCTGCTAG
- a CDS encoding MarR family winged helix-turn-helix transcriptional regulator, translated as MTAAQDGPHPPQRLGLLLAWHGSVTQTRMKRALGAAGLTPRHAMTLMHLEGGPMGQRALAERLEVDPSVLVGILNDLEGEGLAERRRDPADRRRHNVAITDAGEAALHKTNTALDEVESGIFAGLSAAERELLRGLLDRVNTSAEDFECGE; from the coding sequence ATGACGGCAGCTCAGGACGGACCGCACCCCCCGCAGCGGCTGGGCCTGCTGCTCGCCTGGCACGGCTCGGTCACCCAGACCCGGATGAAGCGGGCGCTGGGCGCGGCCGGGCTCACCCCGCGGCACGCGATGACACTGATGCACCTGGAGGGCGGCCCCATGGGCCAGCGGGCGCTCGCCGAGCGCCTGGAGGTGGACCCCAGCGTGCTCGTCGGAATCCTGAACGACCTGGAGGGCGAGGGGCTGGCCGAGCGCCGCCGGGACCCGGCCGACCGCCGCCGTCACAACGTGGCCATCACCGACGCCGGGGAAGCCGCCCTCCACAAGACGAACACCGCCCTCGACGAGGTCGAGAGCGGCATCTTCGCGGGCCTCTCGGCCGCCGAGCGCGAGCTCCTGCGCGGCCTCCTCGACCGGGTCAACACCTCGGCCGAGGACTTCGAGTGCGGCGAGTAG
- a CDS encoding metal ABC transporter permease, with translation MDLLEYAFMQRALIAAAIVGLTAPAIGTYLVQRRQAVMGDGIGHVATTGVGLGFLLNTSPVWMATLVAVVGAVGMEHIRSRGKTSGDIALAMLFYGGLAGGVMIINMAGGSTATLSSYLFGGITTVAPEDVWAAVILAVFVLAVTVGLRRQLFAISQDEEFARVTGMPVRALNLLMAVTAALTVTVAMRIVGLLLVSAMMVIPVAAAQRVTRGFAATLSLAMLIGVLVSLSGVSATYYLDAPSGAAIVLLAIAVFVVMTAVSAPLARRRAKAARAAAEEVCTRDDVKV, from the coding sequence ATGGACCTCCTCGAATACGCCTTCATGCAGCGGGCCCTGATCGCGGCCGCCATCGTCGGCCTCACGGCGCCCGCGATCGGCACGTACCTCGTCCAGCGCCGCCAGGCGGTCATGGGCGACGGCATCGGCCACGTGGCCACCACCGGTGTCGGCCTCGGCTTCCTGCTCAACACCAGCCCGGTGTGGATGGCCACCCTCGTGGCCGTCGTCGGTGCGGTGGGCATGGAGCACATCCGCTCCCGCGGGAAGACCAGCGGCGACATCGCGCTCGCCATGCTCTTCTACGGCGGTCTGGCCGGCGGCGTCATGATCATCAACATGGCCGGCGGCTCCACCGCCACGCTGAGCAGCTACCTCTTCGGCGGCATCACCACCGTCGCGCCGGAGGACGTCTGGGCCGCGGTGATCCTCGCCGTCTTCGTGCTCGCCGTCACCGTCGGACTGCGCCGCCAGCTGTTCGCCATCAGCCAGGACGAGGAGTTCGCCCGGGTCACCGGCATGCCGGTGCGCGCCCTGAACCTCCTGATGGCCGTCACGGCCGCCCTCACCGTCACGGTGGCGATGCGGATCGTGGGCCTGCTGCTGGTCAGCGCCATGATGGTGATCCCCGTCGCGGCCGCCCAGCGGGTCACCCGCGGCTTCGCGGCGACGCTGTCGCTGGCCATGCTGATCGGCGTGCTGGTCTCCCTCAGCGGCGTGAGCGCCACGTACTACCTCGACGCGCCCTCCGGTGCGGCGATCGTGCTGCTCGCCATCGCCGTCTTCGTCGTCATGACGGCCGTGTCGGCGCCGCTGGCCAGGCGTCGGGCGAAGGCGG
- a CDS encoding metal ABC transporter ATP-binding protein: MTAATEARAMQSTSAQAADQPVISLRGATASLGSRPVLRGIDLSVQRGEVVALLGANGSGKSTAVRAVVGQVPLTDGELSLFGTDFKRFRSWSRIGYVPQRTTAASGVPATVREVVSAGRLARSRFGMLRKADKAAVERALALLGMEQYASSSVNALSGGQHQRVLIARALAVEPELLIMDEPMAGVDLANQEVLANALREQKALGTTLLLVLHELGPLEPLIDRAVVLRDGCVVHDGPPPEAVGQHALPGHDHVHPHAAHDAEPLRTGLLS, from the coding sequence ATGACAGCAGCAACGGAGGCGCGAGCCATGCAGTCGACGTCGGCACAGGCAGCGGACCAGCCCGTCATATCCCTGCGCGGGGCCACGGCCTCGCTCGGCTCGCGCCCCGTGCTGCGCGGGATCGACCTCAGCGTCCAGCGCGGCGAGGTCGTCGCCCTGCTCGGCGCCAACGGCTCCGGCAAGTCCACGGCCGTGCGCGCCGTGGTCGGCCAGGTCCCGCTGACCGACGGCGAGCTGTCCCTCTTCGGCACCGACTTCAAGCGCTTCCGCTCCTGGTCGCGCATCGGGTACGTCCCGCAGCGCACCACGGCGGCCAGCGGGGTCCCCGCCACCGTCCGCGAGGTCGTCTCCGCCGGCCGGCTCGCCCGCTCCCGCTTCGGGATGCTGCGCAAGGCCGACAAGGCCGCGGTCGAGCGCGCGCTGGCCCTGCTCGGCATGGAGCAGTACGCCTCCTCCTCGGTCAACGCCCTCTCCGGCGGCCAGCACCAGCGGGTGCTCATAGCCCGGGCGCTCGCCGTCGAACCCGAACTGCTGATCATGGACGAGCCGATGGCGGGCGTGGACCTCGCCAACCAGGAGGTCCTGGCGAACGCCCTGCGCGAGCAGAAGGCCCTCGGCACCACCCTCCTCCTCGTCCTGCACGAGCTGGGCCCGCTGGAACCCCTGATCGACCGGGCCGTCGTCCTGCGCGACGGCTGCGTGGTCCACGACGGGCCGCCCCCGGAGGCCGTGGGGCAGCACGCACTGCCCGGCCACGACCACGTACACCCCCACGCGGCGCACGACGCCGAGCCCCTGCGGACGGGACTGCTGAGCTGA
- a CDS encoding aldo/keto reductase has protein sequence MTKNENASDPTTTARRALGSTGPTVFPLGLGCMGMSALYGEADRAESIATIHAYLEAIPEGTDALLDTGDFYGMGHNELLINEALRTAPAAARERALTSVKFGALRTVEGGFTGYDGRPEAVKNFLAYSLQRLGRDHIDVYRIARVDPDVPIEETVGAIADAVAAGHVRHIGLSEVGADTLRRAAATAPISDLQIEYSLISRGIEEEILPTARELGIGITAYGVLSRGLISGHFTRDRALAPGDFRGMSPRFQGDNLDRNLDLVEALRKVAEGKGASVAQTAIAWVLAQGPRRGVDLVPLVGARRRDRLAEALGAMDVSLDAADLAAVEEAVPAGAAAGERYPAAQMAHLDSEH, from the coding sequence ATGACGAAGAACGAGAACGCTTCCGACCCGACCACCACCGCACGGCGCGCCCTCGGCAGCACCGGCCCCACCGTCTTCCCGCTGGGGCTGGGCTGCATGGGGATGTCGGCTCTCTACGGGGAGGCGGACCGCGCCGAATCCATCGCGACCATCCACGCCTACCTGGAAGCCATCCCCGAAGGCACGGACGCCCTGCTGGACACCGGCGACTTCTACGGCATGGGCCACAACGAACTGCTGATCAACGAAGCCCTGCGCACGGCCCCCGCCGCGGCCCGCGAGCGGGCCCTGACCAGCGTGAAATTCGGCGCGCTCCGCACGGTCGAGGGCGGCTTCACCGGCTATGACGGCCGGCCCGAGGCCGTGAAGAACTTCCTGGCCTATTCGCTCCAGCGGCTCGGCCGGGACCACATCGACGTCTACCGGATCGCCCGCGTGGACCCGGACGTCCCGATCGAGGAGACCGTCGGAGCCATCGCCGACGCGGTCGCGGCCGGGCACGTGCGGCACATCGGCCTCTCCGAGGTCGGCGCGGACACCCTGCGCCGGGCCGCCGCCACGGCGCCGATCTCCGACCTCCAGATCGAATACTCGCTGATCTCCCGCGGCATCGAGGAGGAGATCCTGCCGACGGCGCGCGAGCTCGGCATCGGGATCACGGCGTACGGCGTGCTGTCGCGCGGCCTGATCAGCGGCCACTTCACGCGCGACCGCGCACTGGCGCCGGGCGACTTCCGCGGGATGAGCCCCCGCTTCCAGGGCGACAACCTCGACCGGAACCTCGACCTGGTGGAAGCGCTGCGCAAGGTCGCCGAGGGCAAGGGTGCGAGCGTCGCGCAGACCGCCATCGCCTGGGTGCTCGCGCAGGGACCGCGGCGCGGGGTCGATCTCGTACCGCTGGTGGGTGCCCGGCGCCGGGACCGGCTCGCCGAGGCACTGGGTGCCATGGACGTCTCCCTCGACGCAGCCGACCTGGCCGCCGTCGAAGAGGCCGTTCCGGCGGGCGCCGCGGCCGGCGAGAGGTACCCGGCAGCCCAAATGGCCCACCTCGACAGCGAACACTGA